Below is a genomic region from Melanotaenia boesemani isolate fMelBoe1 chromosome 19, fMelBoe1.pri, whole genome shotgun sequence.
CAGTGGGTTACACTGTGTTTCAGTCGTCCTGATTTTAAAGGTAGGCATCTGTTGGATGTAACatggaaacattttctttttatttgtttgtgtgtttgggggAGCTCTGCAGGATCACAGCAGGAAATCTAGGTAAAGCTTCTTGGTGCAGCCGGTCCAGGGTTGAGTCCCAGCTTTGGGCACCCGTACCTGTCTCGCtactgttaaataaaggttactagaagaaaaataaaaaaaaataaaggctaCTAGCAccaaaaaatccttaaaaaaccccaaaaaaccaGGAAGAGGCTGATTTTGCTCAGGATATGTCTGCTAGCCTGTATTTTATCCTGACACATTAATGATTCACTAACAAACCTCATTTATAACAGAAATATGGGATcaactttgtgccactggggagcgaatctgaattctttatatttgaatatgaATTGTTCAGTTTGAACTTAAACATGCctttttgaataattgctttaaaaattgAATACAATGACCATGTTTGATAtcgaatctttgttttttgaatgtgtattgtagtaaagttgaaacttttgtttcCCTAATCCATTTTCGTAGTTCATTTCTAAGCCTCCCTCGCTGGTAGTTTGAGgcttttctgacttgttttaggAGTTGATTTGGTCGGTTTTGTGTGCAGGTGAGTGGAGATGGAAAGTAAAACATGGTAAAGAAAACTATGACTCACTTTCTGATTGATGGATAAGAAGCTGACATACGATTCTTCCATTGGCAGCAAAAAGACAAGAGCGTTGCCGTAGTTACCGATACGTGCCGTTCGTCCACATCGATGCACAAAGGCACTGAGACGGGGACAAATCAATAAAACGTGTTCATAAAGTCAAAATGATAAAGGTTCATTTATCagaatgtgtgtttctgctgaCCTGGCGCTGCTGGGAGGATCATACTGCAGCACCCAGTTCACGTCGGGGATGTCGATGCCTCTGGCCATCACGTCCGTGCACACCAGGATGCCGCTGCAGCGACATCACAGAGGAGAATTTTACCACGGCAGCCAGATTTAACACGTCTCCGTCTACTAAGAGGTTCTGACCTTTTCAGGGAGCGAAAGTCGGCAAAGATGCTGTTGCGCTTGTTTTTCATCTTGCCGTGGATGCAGCGGACGGCGGCCTTCTTGATGAGCATCTCCAGAGCTCGAGCGTAGAACTCCACACAAGCGCAggtgctgaggaagaggaggagaatgcACAGCTTCGTCACgtaaaagaaacagctggaaaactACAGATTTACTTCTGCATCAGGTTTTGTTCCTTTTACAGCTTCTATTGTCAAGAAAACGATTTTCCTTTTCTGGATTTTTGGGGGTAAATGAGCTGAGACAGCCAGCGGGAgacaaattttctttaaaaatgtctgattcaaaccaactttatttaaccaaaaaacCCAAAGATGCACTACTATACATTTACTTTAGCAGaaaaagctgctggttatcctgcaggAGGTCAAACATCCTTTTTTATGTCCTGCTTTACAGCCCGGAGAGTCGTCCTCCACAATtacatgtcttttttctttttctataacCACAAAAATCCAACAACgataatttatttaaaggaaaacacTCTTCCTCTACCGTATGTTCCCGCTAACACGCCTctacacagaacaaaaacaaagcaacacgtGGATGTTTAACTCTTTAAAGCCaagaaactgtttaaaaagtctattttttttatctgaagtcgttattttgccttttaataaaatgtagaataatttttgtatatttacaaaCTTTTATTGTATGATATGTCTAATTTATTGTAGTACAGTCTTCTGTCTCAGTATCAGAATGTGTAGAACAGGGTTTTAAATTAAACCGCTAACTAAAACCTCTTATTTCTACTTTCTGAAGAGATgagaacatttaaataaaagccCTTTGAGGGGTTAAACTTTCAGCTTCTATTGTAAATGAACTTTGCTTAATAGTTTGTGTcctgataatgatgatgataaagatcATGAAAGGAGTCTGTGGGTACAATGTGTGTTCTGGCTGGTTAACGTACCTGAAGAAGACCAGGTGCTTCTCGTGCTTGTGTTGCCTTAGAAACGCCACCAGATTGTTGAACTTATTCTCTGATCTACAAATCTAAGGACACAGCAGAAAGAAGTTTGAGTTATTTCTTCCTAATTTTAGGCTCACAGATGTGGAAGGGGTCCTCCTTCCTTCCCCACTCACCATGTAGTAGTTGGAAAGCCTGGAGGGGGTCTTCTGCACGGCGGCAGCCGCTGCAGCCAGGCCTTTCTCTTTGACGGTGATCCGTACGGGGTTCCTGAGGCCGGCCCTCACCAGCTTCTCCAGCTCCTGAGTCTGAGTGGCTGAAAACAAGCCGGTACGCCTCTGTTTGGGCAGGAAGCTCAGGATGGTGTTCAGACTAGACACAAGAACAAAGACACCGACCGAATGAAGACCCGGGACACTTTCCAGACTGGACAAGCATCTTTCATTAGAATTAGAACTACCTTAAAGACTCATCCCGGCTTTAATTCTCAGTGTTATGATTTGTGATGAAAGGCTGTGAAAGTGTCTTTATTTAAGCTAATATGGACAAAAGGGTTAGGACTTCAAATATTTGACTTAATCCAATACAGTTTTCAAACTTTGAAAGCTTTTGTTAATTTGgaattttagtttaaaataaaatagaaatgaataaGGAAAGATAAGTAAATTATATTTCCCTGTGGTGTAAAAGAGCCGTTAACTCACATCGTCGTCAAATTGACTCACTTTAGAGTGAagactggaaatttttattgtatttcatttcaaTATGAACTCCGGGCATGAAGAATAAAAACGTTTAATTATCTAAAAATCTATAGTGTGTCTTATCATCACTTTGCTTCATACCTGGCCTCGAAGCCCATGTCCAGCAGTCTGTCGGCCTCATCCAGAACCAACACATCTAGACTCCTGACGGCGCTGGCCAAGTCCACGCCCTCCGCCTTCCTCCTGAACATGTCCTCCAGGCGGCCAGGCGTCGCAATCACAATGTTCGCTCTGAAACACGTACATTATGTGAGTAGCCATTAGAAAACATTTCTATCGGGAAGTGTCATTAAACATCACTCAGGTCACCATTTATTGTTTAATCAGATTATAAAGTGGATTATTAACAGGTTCAGgatgtttaaatctaaaataattaAGCACAGAGCATCTCGAGCCAGCCTAAAGAGGAGACTCAAGTCAAACAGTTTGGGATTTATTATTCCCGTTTAACCAGAGCCAATTACAGTTTACAGTCATTTATAGTTTCTACTGGTAAATAAGCTCCACCCACACAAATGTCATCCTGGTTTAGACGCATCCTGCTGTTTTCCAGGTCCCACTGAGGACAAACCTTATGTGTGTGGTaaagtcacttcctgttattttcaaaatattctGTCTTTTGAAGATGGCAGAGTCAACTGTCTGGTTGTTAATgtagtcttagcgttagctgctaatgtgagaggtaaCAGGGTGCTAAATAGTTTACTACTGAATGTTATCCAGTATGagtgaaaattaaaaatctgaatttggtgTTATCTCCGAGAGAGAAGTTGATATTAAACGGAAGAGACACTGGAAACCTTTCAGCATTGGTAAATCATGCCACAGTCGGGTCACTGTTGTGACTGAAAACGCGTTAAAAATGTGGTCGCTGAATTTTATTAATCGATTCAAATCGATTATTTAGACCCAGCTCTAGTTCTTACTCTTCTTGAGGAGCAGCAGTGCTGCTGTAGGCCCCTCTCCCATCTTAAAGCACTTACAGGAGGCCCGCTGTAGTGCTCAAATAAACTCTTCCCGTGATAATCACTGCACTTTTTACAACGGGTGCTACACCCGCCCTCGCACCACCAGCCCTCGCACCACCAGCCCTCCCAACTGGACGCAGAGCTTCACATGGTCACCTCAGACTGATGTGGCTTACAGTTAGATATTAGTAATGTCTATGTAGACACAGAAAtgtctacaaaaacaaaacacacacacacacacaaaacaaaaccataatCAAACATAAACCAAACATAATCTTTTCCATAACTGAGCAGCCCTCGTGGAATCTTGACCAGTTTTGAGTCGTGTAAAGGTCAGAACAGAAATGGTGACAAACCCCTGATTCTTGAACTTCTCCACATCCTCTATCGGGTTGCTGCCACCAATCAGAACCATCTGCCTGAAAGAGAGTCAAAACAAACCAATGAACGAGGTGGTCTGCaccatcttcctcctcccctGAACTTTCAAGCTCAGTctaatgttatttaaatgttttactttttgagtaacaataaaaacatcttagtacctcttttatttcagcttaatataaacatttgcatgtcagattaaatattttaagacaCTAAAACACTTAAAACCTCAGAAAACTCACTTAAATTGTGGAAACTTCTCAATAAATTTCTCCACCACTTCACTGATCTGCAGGGCCAGTTCTCGTGTTGGAGTGATCACCAGAGCGCCaacctgcagaaacaaaaacatctccATTAGTTTAAAACCCTGCAGCCTAAATGTTGAACAGCACCAGGAGAAACTACTGAAAATAGAAAGACATCTTAGCTATGTTTTCATCCTTACCTGCATCTTCTTTAGTTTCTCTTCTCGCTTCAGGAGCAGTTCTATAACAGGAATGACAAAAGCCAGTGTTTTCCCACTTCCAGTCACCTGCAGCAGTGAGCAGCACAGAAGACATTGAAACTTAGATAACACTTAGTGAGCAGATCTTCCTATCACAGACAGGAATCTGAATAAGCAGTTTAATCTAATCTCTAAAACCGAGCATGGTCTCATAACATATTTAAATGATTCATAGCTCTTAGCAAACTGGCTGTTCAAGGTTGTTGTCTCATCTTTGATTCTGCAAATACCCAGACATGGTGCTGCACTGCGTTATCTGTGATAAAAGGAATCTCTAAGTAAAGAAGACTTTTGTTGAATCAATAGCTGAAGGCAGCCTAGTCTCTGAGACAGCCCAGAAACTCCAAACCATAACACTTCCACCACCAAGTTTCACAGCTGGTTTGATATTCTCCTGAAAAAATTCAGCCGAACaactttacttttgtttaatctgTTCAGGAATTCTTTGAGCATCACACTTGTGGACTGAAATTTCTAGGACAGTCAGGTCtggacaaactgttggaaatcAGCATCACATGTGGATAATTTTCAAATAATCTGTAGATACATCACCAGACTCTCAGTCTATAACATATTACATCAAAAGTGACTTAATTTCGAGCTCAATTGCAGCTATTTTCCAGGCTTTTTGCGAGCCCTCCTAAAAACCGTTTAAGGCGCTTCTTACAtctaagcagaaaaaaagttctTCAAACAGCTGACCAGAACTAACTCACCGCTTCAGCAGCCACATCTTTGTTGTTCATAAACAGCG
It encodes:
- the ddx55 gene encoding ATP-dependent RNA helicase DDX55, translating into MDNVTDGTWDSLPVKLNDGILQTLDELKFTYMTPVQSACIPLFMNNKDVAAEAVTGSGKTLAFVIPVIELLLKREEKLKKMQVGALVITPTRELALQISEVVEKFIEKFPQFKQMVLIGGSNPIEDVEKFKNQGANIVIATPGRLEDMFRRKAEGVDLASAVRSLDVLVLDEADRLLDMGFEASLNTILSFLPKQRRTGLFSATQTQELEKLVRAGLRNPVRITVKEKGLAAAAAAVQKTPSRLSNYYMICRSENKFNNLVAFLRQHKHEKHLVFFSTCACVEFYARALEMLIKKAAVRCIHGKMKNKRNSIFADFRSLKSGILVCTDVMARGIDIPDVNWVLQYDPPSSASAFVHRCGRTARIGNYGNALVFLLPMEESYVSFLSINQKCPLQKMPPVNDVVDVLPKVKAMALADRAMFERGMRAFVSYVQAYAKHECSLIFRVKDLDFACLARGFALLRLPRMPELKGKTLPDFTETTVDTDTIRFKDKNREKQRQKMLAEMKDKDKTAPPRKSFIKNKAWSKQKSKKERRKKVAAKRKHQEGSDVDDEDLEELLNDTRLLKKLKKGQISEEDFEKQITSEPKSKHDTEGP